ATGTTCCTTCTTCGTACGCTAAATGTCCAGAAACGATCGTATGCGTAACTTTTGACTTGAATGTATGTCCTTCAAATGGAGACCAACCGCACTTGGAAAGTATATTTTCTTTACTGACAGTCCAGGGAGAATCTAAGTCTACCAGCACAAGGTCAGCAAAGTACCCTTCTTTGATAAAACCTCTTTTCTCTATCTCGAATAGGATGGCAGGGTTGTGACTCATTTTCTGAACGATCATTTCGAGACTGATTTTTCCCTGATGGTAAAAATCGAGCATGGCCACCAAGCTATGTTGATTTAAAGGGCCGCCAGATGGAGCTTTAGTGTAAGGATTTGATTTTTCTTCCAGCGTATGAGGAGCATGATCTGTAGCTATGACATCAATTCGATCATCCAAGACCGCCTGAAAAATAGCATCCCTGTCTTTTGACGTTTTGACAGCTGGGTTCCATTTGATTAATGTGCCCTTTTCCTCATAGTCCTCCTCCGCAAACCACAGGTGGTGAATACATGCTTCAGAAGTTATTTTCTTTTCTTGTAAAGGAATGGTGTTGTCAAACAGTTCCAGTTCTTTGGCTGTACTGATGTGGAGGATATGTAGTCTAGTGCCATATTTTTTTGCCATGGCAACAGCCCTGCTTGATGCGTCATAGCAAGCCTCTTCAGATCTAATCTTAGGGTGGAATTTAACAGGGATATCTTCCCCGTAAATTTCAAGGAATTTATCTAGATTGGCCTTGATGATGAAATCATTTTCACTATGGATAGCGATCAGTGCTTTACATTCTTTAAAAATTCCCTCCAAAGACTCGATGTTGTCAACTACCATATTTCCTGTGGAGGAACCTTGGAAAATCTTAAGTCCACAAACATTCTTGAAATCAATTTTCAGAATTTCGTCTAGGTTATCATTCGTAGCCCCCATGAAAAAGGAATAATTGGCTAAGGAAACTTCTGCCGCTCGATCATATTTGTCCTCTAGGAGTTCTACGGTAGTCGCTTGGGGGATGGTATTCGGCATTTCCATGTAACTGGTTGTGCCTCCAGCGACTCCAGCTTTCGCTTCAGTGTAGATTTCTGCTTTGTGAGTTAAGCCAGGCTCTCTAAAGTGTACTTGATCGTCAATTAATCCCGGGAGGAGGTATTTTCCTTTTGCCTCAATATGGGTATCTGCTTGTTCAGAACTCAAGTCAGAGCCGATTTTTGAGATTCTTCCATTGATTACTAAAACATCGCCCGGACTTATCCGGCCTTCATTGACTATATTTGCGCCGGTGATTAGTATACTTTTCATCGATTCTATCAGATTCATTTTCAAATTACACCCTAAAATTAACGAATCATGAGCAATGAGGCCTTAGGTTTTGAAGCATTTAAGCTAAATCGTCAATTGTTAGAAGCAATTGGGGAGGCAGGATATGCTCATCCCACTGCGATTCAAGAAAAAGCTATACCTCTGGCTCTTGCCGGACATGACGTCTTAGGGATCGCTCAGACAGGAACAGGGAAGACTGCTGCCTATGTATTGCCTATCTTGATGAAGGTGAAGTATGCACAAGGGCTTCATGCACGTGCCTTAATATTAGCTCCTACCAGAGAGTTGGTGATGCAAATCGAGGAAGTCACCAAACAACTTGCGACCTATACTGATTTGAGAGTTGTGAGCCTTTATGGAGGCTTGGGGCCCAAAACTCAGATAGAGACCATTCAAGCTGGAGTGGATATTATTATTTCTACACCGGGTAGGTTTTTAGATATCTACCGAAAAAACATGCTTTATACCAAGGCATTAAAAACCATGGTGCTAGATGAGGCGGATAAAATGATGGATATGGGTTTTATGCCTCAGATTCGGTCAATTTTGGAAGTGATCCCGGTAAAGAGACAGAACCTTTTGTTTTCTGCGACATTTGGGACTAGGATAGAAAAGTTAGCTCATGAGTTTTTGGAGTTTCCTGAGCGAGTAGAGGTGACACCTCAAGCTACAACAGCCGAAACGATTGATCAAGTCATGTATTTTGTTCCAAATATTAAGACGAAGATCAATCTGCTTGCAAAGTTATTGGAAGAGGAAGCTGTAAATAGGGCGATAATATTTACCAGGTCCAGGAAAAATGCAGAGGAAGTTTTTCACTTTTTGGAAAACAGACACTTTGGGGAAGTTCGTGTGATTCATGCCAACAAAGGTCAGAACACCCGAATCAATTCCATGGAGGATTTTAAAGGTGGTGAAGTCAGAATTTTGGTCGCTACAGATGTTGCCTCTCGGGGTCTGGATATTACGATGGTTTCACATGTGATTAATTTTGATATTCCTCTGATCTATGAAGATTATGTGCACAGAATTGGTAGAACAGGCCGAGCAGAGCATGAGGGGAAGGCTATCAGTTTTGTCAATCCTGCAGAAGCCTACCATTTCGAGAAGATTGAGGAGATCATCCGAATGAAAGTGGTGGAGAAGCCCATTCCCAAAGGAGTGGATGTTACCAATACTCCATTTGAAGAAAAACAAGCCTACGAAAGGGAATTAGATCGCCTTAAGCAAAGAGATAATCCAGATTATAAAGGAGCATTTCACGAGAAAAAAGCTCAACCAAAAAAGAAGAATATTGGTAAAGGAGAGAAGGCGCGTTCTAAAAAATCAGGGAATAAGAAGAATAGAAATCAAATGAAAACTAAGAATCAGAAGAATAAGGGGAAATAAAAAGGAGGAGAATATCAAAATCCTCCTCCTTCAATATCTATTAAAGAGCCTGTCTTTAGTTTTAGACAGGCTCTTTTTATTATTTATCTAGTACCTCTGGTATTTGTGCCATCAACACGAAGTCTGTTTTCTCTGTTGGCTACATCCCAAGCTGTATAGAAAATCAATCTAGCTCTTTTCTCCATCAAAGGGAATTCGATTTTGTCCACGGTATCAGTAACTTGGTGGTAATCGTCATGTACTCCATTGAAAAAGAAAGCGATCGGAATATTGTGTTTGGCAAAGTTGTAATGATCAGATCTATAGTAGAATCTGTTAGGATCATCTTCTGCATCGTATCTATAATCCAGAATCAAGTCAGTATACGTGATGTTGTTATACTCTAGGATCTTTTTCAGGTCAGTAGAAAGCATATCAGATCCGATTACATAAACGAAATCCGTATTGGTTGAATCTTGATATTCATAATCAATTCTGCCTACCATGTCCACATTAAAGTCTACCACAGTGTTTTCCAATGGGAAAATTGGGTTGTCAGAGTAAAATGCCGAACCCAATAGACCTTTTTCTTCTCCTGTTACATTTAGGAAAAGGATAGATCTTCTTGGTCTATGGCCATCCTTAGCAGCAGTAGCAAAAGCTTCAGCTATTTCCATGACAGAAACAGTTCCGGAACCATCATCGTCTGCACCGTTAAAAATTTCTCCTGTGCTGCTTACTCCTACGTGGTCATAGTGAGAAGAAATAACCATGATTTCTTCTTTTTTGTCTGTTCCTTCTAAAAATGCAAGGATGTTAGAGGATTCCACTTCCTCAATTTTCTTTTTGATTTGATAGGAAGCTTTTTGGGCTTTAATGGATTCAGGATTGGATTTCGCTGCTTCTTTTAACTCTTCAACTGGAGTGTCAAACAATTCAGCCATTTTGTCTGAGCTCACCATGAACATCGGTCTCTGTTCTACTTCTGAAGGGAAACCTACTCTGCCTTTTCCGGCTAATGTTTTGTAACGGTTTGCGACTCTATCGAAGTTGGCTTGACCTTCCATAGAAACTATTACAATGCCTTTTGCACCAGCATCCATCACCTTTTTGATCAAATCGTTTGATCTAACACCTACTGCCCAGATACCTACTAATTTGTCAGCTACTTCTACTTTTGCTAGGTTCTCATCACTCACAAGTCCCAAGAACACCAATTCGGTTTTTTCGGTTTTTTTCATGTCACCGTCGCCAACGAAGACAAAATCCTCGTTATTGACTAGTTTGTTTCTGCCGATTTTTAGGTTCACTTCTTCAAAAGAAGTACTCACCAAATCAACCTTTTGAAGGTATCCACCATCTACAGGCCCTTCAAGTCCTAGATTTTTATAGAAGTTTACGATGTACTCAGCAGCCATTTTTTGTTCTTCTGAGCCAGTATCACGTCCCTTCATCTCATCTGAAGCCAGATAAGTAAGGTTTTTGGTAAGATCTTCTGCAGTAATGGTGTTTGCATACTTTACTTGCAGAGGAGTCTGAGCCATTGATGGAACAGAAAGGCCAAATGCCAATGCTCCCATCAGAAACAAGCTTTTATTCATCTTGATTATAATTAGGGTTTTATTTTCAGTGTAAAAGATCTTTTCAAAGGGCCAAAAATAGGCTTTTCAAGTAGATCTATTTCACCGGTCGAAATTTTCTGCTTCAAAACTAGATAAATTTTTAACCCCGCAAACAACCGTTTGTCAATATGGTTATAAAGGTTGTTAAAATTTTGAATCTCTAAAAAGCTTTATCTCTCAAGAAATTGTACCTTTGCACTTTGAAAAACAAGGGCAAGTTTTAACCCAAATATTCATTCTACCCTACGTTCTTTATGAAGATCAACCTGTCAAACGCTGTACCATTCGAAAACAGACACAATGCACCAACTGAGGCGGAAATCGCTGAAATGTTGGAGAAAATCGGAGCTAGCTCACTCGAGGAGTTAATCGACCAAACAGTTCCAAAATCCATTCAACTTGAAAAACCGCTGGATTTACCTTCCGCGCAGCTTGAAACGGATTTTTTGGTGGAGTTTAAAAAACTCGCATCAAAGAACAAGGTTTTAAAATCCTTCATTGGATTAGGGTATTACGACACATTTGTACCAGGGGTTATCTTGAGAAATGTGCTCGAAAATCCAGGATGGTATACTGCTTATACTCCTTATCAAGCAGAAATAGCACAAGGTAGATTGGAAGCTTTGATTAATTTCCAGACAGTTGTCATGGAATTGACAGGGATGGAATTAGCAAATGCCTCTCTTTTAGATGAAGGTACTGCAGCAGCAGAAGCTATGGGTATGTTGTTTTCTTCAAAAGCCAGAGATAAGAAAACTGCCAGCAAGTTTTTTGTTGATGAAAAAGTCTTCCCACAAACCAAAGCTGTTTTAGAAACTCGCGCTGAACCTATCGGCGTAGAGATTGTTTATGGATCGATTGATCAATTGGATGTGACTGACCCAAGCTTATTTGGTGTTTTATTCCAATATCCAGATTCAGATGGATTAGTTCGTGATTATTCTGCCATTGTTGCCGCAGCTAAAGAAAATAATGTAAAGACAGCTTTTGCAGCTGACTTACTTGCTTTGACGATATTGACACCTCCAGGGGAAATGGGGGCTGATGTGGTAGTTGGTACTGCACAGCGACTAGGTGTACCAATGGGTTATGGTGGGCCTCACGCGGGATACTTTGCTACAAAAGAGGAGTTCAAAAGACAGATCCCAGGAAGGATCATCGGAGTTTCTTTGGACCGTGCAGGAAACAAAGCCTACAGAATGGCTCTTCAAACTCGAGAGCAGCATATTAAAAGAGAGAGAGCAACATCCAATATTTGTACCGCGCAGGTTCTATTGGCGGTAATGTCAAGCTTTTATTCTGTTTATCATGGCCCTCAAGGCTTGAAAAATATTGCATTAAGAACACATGGCCTTGCTAAGTTAACGGCTAAAGGTTTGGCGGAATTAGGCTTCGAGCTTGGGAATAAAGAGTTTTTTGATACGATCAAGGTAACATTGAGTTCTCATGATCAAGCGCATTTTTCTTCCATTGCTGTTGGAGCAGGAATGAATTTCCGATATGCTGAAAATGAGGTTTTTATCGCTTTTGATGAAACAAAATCATTGGAGGACGCTCAGGCTGTTGTCGATGTATTTGCAAAAGCATCTGGCAAAGACACGGTTAATTTAGCCCCTCATGCAGAAGAGTTGACTTTGGAACTTCCAGAAAGTTTGACAAGAACTTCTGAATACTTAACGCACCCTGTGTTTAATAGCTTCCATACAGAGCATGAGATGCTTCGCTACATCAAGCGTTTGGAAGCGAAGGATCTTTCTTTGGTTCATTCGATGATTTCATTGGGCTCTTGTACTATGAAATTGAATGCTACAGCTGAAATGATTCCTGTTACCTGGCCAGAATTTGGTCAGATGCATCCTTTTGCTCCTATGGCTCAAACAGCAGGATATCAAGAGTTATTTGCGAATTTAGAGAGATGGTTATCTGAAATTACCGGTTTTGCAGGTACTTCCCTTCAGCCTAATTCTGGAGCGCAGGGAGAATTTGCAGGATTGATGGTGATAAGAGCCTATCACCAAAACAATGGTGATCACCATAGAAATATAGTGTTGATTCCAACTTCAGCACATGGTACCAATCCGGCTTCTGCAGTAATGGCAGGAATGAAAGTGGTGTTGGTGAAATGTGACGAAAAAGGAAATATTGACATTGAAGACCTGAAAGCAAAAGCAGAAGCTCATTCTGAAAACCTTTCTAGCTTAATGGTTACTTACCCATCTACTCACGGAGTATTTGAAGAGGCGATTAAAGAAATCTGTGCTACCATTCATCAGCATGGTGGTCAGG
Above is a window of Algoriphagus machipongonensis DNA encoding:
- a CDS encoding M28 family peptidase, which produces MNKSLFLMGALAFGLSVPSMAQTPLQVKYANTITAEDLTKNLTYLASDEMKGRDTGSEEQKMAAEYIVNFYKNLGLEGPVDGGYLQKVDLVSTSFEEVNLKIGRNKLVNNEDFVFVGDGDMKKTEKTELVFLGLVSDENLAKVEVADKLVGIWAVGVRSNDLIKKVMDAGAKGIVIVSMEGQANFDRVANRYKTLAGKGRVGFPSEVEQRPMFMVSSDKMAELFDTPVEELKEAAKSNPESIKAQKASYQIKKKIEEVESSNILAFLEGTDKKEEIMVISSHYDHVGVSSTGEIFNGADDDGSGTVSVMEIAEAFATAAKDGHRPRRSILFLNVTGEEKGLLGSAFYSDNPIFPLENTVVDFNVDMVGRIDYEYQDSTNTDFVYVIGSDMLSTDLKKILEYNNITYTDLILDYRYDAEDDPNRFYYRSDHYNFAKHNIPIAFFFNGVHDDYHQVTDTVDKIEFPLMEKRARLIFYTAWDVANRENRLRVDGTNTRGTR
- a CDS encoding dihydroorotase; translation: MKSILITGANIVNEGRISPGDVLVINGRISKIGSDLSSEQADTHIEAKGKYLLPGLIDDQVHFREPGLTHKAEIYTEAKAGVAGGTTSYMEMPNTIPQATTVELLEDKYDRAAEVSLANYSFFMGATNDNLDEILKIDFKNVCGLKIFQGSSTGNMVVDNIESLEGIFKECKALIAIHSENDFIIKANLDKFLEIYGEDIPVKFHPKIRSEEACYDASSRAVAMAKKYGTRLHILHISTAKELELFDNTIPLQEKKITSEACIHHLWFAEEDYEEKGTLIKWNPAVKTSKDRDAIFQAVLDDRIDVIATDHAPHTLEEKSNPYTKAPSGGPLNQHSLVAMLDFYHQGKISLEMIVQKMSHNPAILFEIEKRGFIKEGYFADLVLVDLDSPWTVSKENILSKCGWSPFEGHTFKSKVTHTIVSGHLAYEEGTFHEEKNGERLRFLRNY
- the gcvP gene encoding aminomethyl-transferring glycine dehydrogenase yields the protein MKINLSNAVPFENRHNAPTEAEIAEMLEKIGASSLEELIDQTVPKSIQLEKPLDLPSAQLETDFLVEFKKLASKNKVLKSFIGLGYYDTFVPGVILRNVLENPGWYTAYTPYQAEIAQGRLEALINFQTVVMELTGMELANASLLDEGTAAAEAMGMLFSSKARDKKTASKFFVDEKVFPQTKAVLETRAEPIGVEIVYGSIDQLDVTDPSLFGVLFQYPDSDGLVRDYSAIVAAAKENNVKTAFAADLLALTILTPPGEMGADVVVGTAQRLGVPMGYGGPHAGYFATKEEFKRQIPGRIIGVSLDRAGNKAYRMALQTREQHIKRERATSNICTAQVLLAVMSSFYSVYHGPQGLKNIALRTHGLAKLTAKGLAELGFELGNKEFFDTIKVTLSSHDQAHFSSIAVGAGMNFRYAENEVFIAFDETKSLEDAQAVVDVFAKASGKDTVNLAPHAEELTLELPESLTRTSEYLTHPVFNSFHTEHEMLRYIKRLEAKDLSLVHSMISLGSCTMKLNATAEMIPVTWPEFGQMHPFAPMAQTAGYQELFANLERWLSEITGFAGTSLQPNSGAQGEFAGLMVIRAYHQNNGDHHRNIVLIPTSAHGTNPASAVMAGMKVVLVKCDEKGNIDIEDLKAKAEAHSENLSSLMVTYPSTHGVFEEAIKEICATIHQHGGQVYMDGANMNAQVGLTSPGNIGADVCHLNLHKTFCIPHGGGGPGMGPICVASHLVPFLPGNPLVKTGGKNPVSSISAAPYGSASILPISYAYIAMMGGEGLKNATKMAILNANYIKERLSGYYPILYTGTQGRAAHEMIVDCRGFKEVGVEVEDIAKRLMDYGFHAPTVSFPVAGTLMIEPTESETKAELDRFCDALISIRAEIQEIEDGKVDKELNVLKNAPHTASMVLEGEWTMPYSREKAVFPIDYVKENKFWPSVRRIDSAYGDRNLVCSCIPVEDYASEEA
- a CDS encoding DEAD/DEAH box helicase, whose product is MSNEALGFEAFKLNRQLLEAIGEAGYAHPTAIQEKAIPLALAGHDVLGIAQTGTGKTAAYVLPILMKVKYAQGLHARALILAPTRELVMQIEEVTKQLATYTDLRVVSLYGGLGPKTQIETIQAGVDIIISTPGRFLDIYRKNMLYTKALKTMVLDEADKMMDMGFMPQIRSILEVIPVKRQNLLFSATFGTRIEKLAHEFLEFPERVEVTPQATTAETIDQVMYFVPNIKTKINLLAKLLEEEAVNRAIIFTRSRKNAEEVFHFLENRHFGEVRVIHANKGQNTRINSMEDFKGGEVRILVATDVASRGLDITMVSHVINFDIPLIYEDYVHRIGRTGRAEHEGKAISFVNPAEAYHFEKIEEIIRMKVVEKPIPKGVDVTNTPFEEKQAYERELDRLKQRDNPDYKGAFHEKKAQPKKKNIGKGEKARSKKSGNKKNRNQMKTKNQKNKGK